The following are encoded together in the Arthrobacter sp. Marseille-P9274 genome:
- a CDS encoding SIR2 family protein produces the protein MSDRDVFLREYTSALAEDGASVLVGAGTSMAAGYPSWKGLLQEIAGDLGLEIEDVDDLTAVAQWAIGADHSNRTTVLNAIREQIEPDHAIPSALLSLARLPIREVWTTNYDRLIERAFGELGRPVDVRANQEQLALRKRRAGAVRIYKMHGTIDAVDDLVISTEDYELYRQRRGAFLGLLHAHLTGMTFLFVGMSLTDPNVRHVLALLREHFPTTPPRHFMIARRPQRADFRSDDAHAARLKRHDYWVRDLRRYGLVVVEIDAFAEIDELMDELERRVARRRIWVSGSWPLDASDSSAGFVHDVARAIGRRIGSTDLFMLSGAGLLVGSASLSGFLETMQGRGEWDFDRRLVVRPFPQPVGDAEPDRQHWAELRGELARLAGIVVFVGGAKIESGGLVSATGVFEERALADGRGAFLLPVGATGGAASVIANELLTSALPSTGSNARRPTDDELRILSDASATPDQLADAVLKIIKRIAR, from the coding sequence TTGAGCGATCGCGATGTATTTTTGAGAGAGTACACCTCAGCGCTTGCTGAGGATGGTGCTTCGGTTCTTGTCGGTGCCGGCACTTCCATGGCCGCGGGGTATCCCTCGTGGAAGGGGTTGCTGCAGGAAATTGCTGGTGATCTCGGCCTCGAAATCGAGGACGTCGACGATCTTACGGCAGTTGCTCAATGGGCGATCGGTGCGGATCATTCGAACCGCACGACCGTGCTAAATGCCATACGGGAGCAGATCGAGCCGGATCATGCCATCCCCTCGGCGTTGCTGTCGCTGGCAAGGCTGCCGATCCGCGAGGTGTGGACGACGAATTACGACCGGCTGATCGAGCGTGCGTTCGGCGAGCTTGGGCGCCCGGTTGATGTTCGGGCCAACCAGGAGCAGTTGGCACTGCGCAAGCGCCGCGCGGGAGCGGTCCGCATTTACAAGATGCACGGGACCATCGATGCAGTTGATGATCTGGTAATTTCCACCGAGGATTACGAACTGTACCGGCAGCGGCGCGGTGCATTTTTGGGTCTGCTGCACGCTCATCTGACAGGAATGACCTTCCTGTTCGTGGGCATGAGCCTGACGGACCCGAACGTCCGCCACGTGCTTGCCTTGCTGCGTGAGCATTTTCCAACGACCCCACCCCGACACTTCATGATCGCACGGCGGCCACAGCGGGCGGATTTTAGGTCTGATGATGCCCACGCCGCCCGGTTGAAGCGGCATGACTATTGGGTGCGCGACTTGCGACGCTATGGTCTTGTCGTCGTCGAGATCGATGCGTTCGCTGAAATTGATGAATTGATGGATGAACTCGAACGGCGTGTGGCACGTCGTCGGATATGGGTGTCGGGTAGCTGGCCGCTCGATGCCAGTGATTCTAGCGCGGGGTTCGTTCACGATGTAGCGCGCGCGATCGGGCGTAGGATCGGATCGACAGATCTTTTCATGCTATCCGGGGCTGGGCTTTTGGTCGGATCAGCTTCGCTGTCAGGGTTCCTCGAAACCATGCAGGGGCGCGGTGAGTGGGACTTTGATCGGCGGTTGGTTGTTCGTCCCTTTCCGCAACCGGTCGGTGACGCTGAGCCGGATCGTCAGCATTGGGCAGAGCTGCGTGGTGAGTTGGCGCGCTTGGCGGGTATCGTGGTTTTCGTTGGCGGTGCGAAGATCGAGTCCGGCGGACTGGTGTCTGCCACCGGTGTGTTCGAAGAGCGCGCCCTCGCCGATGGTAGAGGTGCATTTCTATTGCCTGTCGGAGCCACCGGAGGCGCTGCCTCGGTTATCGCCAATGAGTTGCTGACGTCAGCCCTTCCGTCGACTGGCAGTAATGCCCGGCGCCCCACGGACGATGAGTTGCGCATATTGTCAGACGCCTCGGCAACGCCAGATCAACTCGCTGATGCGGTTTTGAAAATCATTAAGCGGATCGCACGCTGA
- a CDS encoding toll/interleukin-1 receptor domain-containing protein: MSYVTESEVRAAAARAKAATFKSAGILLRESRDTYQSSFDVFLSHSFMDQELVLGAKQLLEEKGLSVYVDWIDDPLLDRTAVTRATAEKIRGRMRQCRTLLYLHSANATKSKWCPWELGYFDAFTHPSRRVFIFPVTAADRSYTSQEYLNLYDTVDMASIGVATRRRDDIRVKGADSSFRAWSVAA; encoded by the coding sequence ATGTCCTACGTTACCGAATCTGAGGTCCGGGCTGCCGCTGCTCGTGCGAAAGCAGCTACGTTCAAGTCTGCGGGCATTTTGTTGCGCGAATCGCGTGACACATACCAATCTTCCTTCGATGTATTCCTGTCGCATTCTTTCATGGATCAGGAACTTGTCCTTGGAGCGAAGCAACTGCTCGAGGAAAAGGGGTTGTCCGTCTATGTCGACTGGATCGACGATCCGCTGCTAGACCGTACCGCCGTAACGCGGGCGACCGCCGAGAAGATCAGAGGGCGGATGCGACAGTGCCGGACGCTGCTCTATCTGCATTCGGCGAATGCCACCAAGTCCAAGTGGTGTCCGTGGGAATTGGGCTATTTCGATGCCTTCACCCATCCGTCCCGGCGCGTTTTCATTTTCCCCGTCACCGCTGCGGATCGATCCTATACGAGCCAGGAATATCTCAATCTCTATGATACGGTCGACATGGCTTCGATCGGCGTGGCTACACGCAGGCGCGATGATATCAGGGTCAAGGGCGCGGATAGTAGCTTCAGAGCGTGGAGCGTTGCCGCCTGA
- a CDS encoding TIR domain-containing protein encodes MARRVFFSFHFARDAWRVSQVRNAWMLPGSRDSNTIVDHASWEEIMRKGPQAIQNWIDTQMNGSSVVAVLIGRDTHTRPWVEYEIRKAHREGRGILGVHLAGMKDSNGTVDPAGADPIAKLALTDRFGTRVTYPTYSWLQGDGRKNFSSWVEAAAQRAGR; translated from the coding sequence TTGGCGAGGCGGGTATTCTTCAGCTTTCACTTCGCGCGAGATGCATGGCGCGTGTCGCAGGTCCGCAATGCCTGGATGTTGCCGGGAAGCCGTGATTCCAACACCATTGTCGATCATGCGTCGTGGGAAGAAATCATGCGCAAGGGCCCGCAGGCGATCCAGAACTGGATCGATACGCAGATGAACGGCAGTAGCGTGGTAGCGGTACTGATCGGTCGCGATACGCATACGAGGCCGTGGGTGGAGTATGAGATCCGCAAGGCCCACCGCGAGGGACGCGGCATCCTTGGTGTGCACTTAGCTGGTATGAAGGATAGTAACGGGACCGTTGATCCGGCCGGGGCCGATCCGATCGCAAAGCTTGCGCTTACCGATCGGTTCGGGACCAGAGTGACTTACCCTACTTATTCCTGGTTGCAGGGTGACGGCAGAAAGAACTTTTCGTCGTGGGTTGAAGCCGCTGCCCAGCGCGCCGGTCGTTAA